The following coding sequences are from one Eucalyptus grandis isolate ANBG69807.140 chromosome 11, ASM1654582v1, whole genome shotgun sequence window:
- the LOC104426764 gene encoding DExH-box ATP-dependent RNA helicase DExH8, which produces MARPSSPTPSCSSSYSSPFPPASSSSSSSSGFPPLPIAALREKIVEKILENRVTLIVGETGCGKSSQVPQFLLEKNISPVVCTQPRRFAVVAVAKMVAKARNCELGGEVGYHIGHLKNISSSSKIAFKTAGVLLEEIREKGVNALAYKAIILDEVHERSIESDLLLVCVKQFLLKNKNLRVVLMSATADIARYRDYFGDIARDERVEVLAIPNSNQQTIYQKRVLYLEQVTKLLGISSESSPVTYCNGESPSTADANIKPEVHKLIHDLVMHIHENEPDIEKSILIFLPTYRSLEEQWRLLKSLGSLFKVHILHSSIDTEQALLAMKIWKSHRKIILATNIAESSVTIPKVAFIIDSCRSLQVYWDGNRKREHSELMWVSKSQAEQRRGRTGRTCDGEIYRLVTGSFYSNLEDHECPTILRLSLRHQVLLICCAESRAINDPRVLLQKALDPPDPDVVQDALDLLVLMGALKTSPRGRFEPTFYGRLFACFSLSFDASLFIIKFGEVGLLHEGILLGVLMDTQPLPIVHPFGQENLFRRYINCYFSGDTNKPPIGQKEAMLMANLCAFKFWQRIFKDEYRVKHLNQVLQIDDTKATEKMVLKNEEEWCFFHNLVQSSLNHVAEIYEDVLSSLHQFRPNFLGASDSFPSYNYPYEFQHKCLLECPPPNEDEDAAGLDDDQLNSSANSRKCVAVPFVAPNDFQTTTVADKLTAVVKEIRALYSGVAHGDQPKGSTESGFSVNNEGELCVYFLKGSCNRGSNCSFSHSYQAKQPMCKFFFSLQGCRNGDSCSFSHNMGTSFSSVSKPSSCIAENGDADPTLLIQLFPLADDGEILILDDTNFHFTSNIARNYDPLRMVATTSLLESSIFDPSLTDVKIVWGLHHPYETIIGKSAESQVLWKSVKCILWFPDFEIYGYGKNLEGQRSFVKNFFEYLAIRLLANALYEVPVILTMNNLRFSQLRVEKLGRSSFFFLSGSFPFDEQCFGKLSDCIPSKNPMVVSKSISYVFRMYPPADVVSDDFQAAIQKCLHVQ; this is translated from the exons tccgggTTCCCTCCCCTCCCCATCGCGGCCCTCCGCGAGAAGATCGTCGAGAAGATCCTCGAGAATCGCGTCACCCTCATCGTCGGCGAAACCGGATGCG GGAAGAGCTCTCAAGTGCCCCAGTTTCTGCTAGAGAAAAACATCTCTCCCGTAGTATGTACACAACCTCGCAGGTTTGCAGTTGTAGCTGTGGCAAAAATGGTTGCAAAAGCCCGTAATTGTGAGTTGGGAGGAGAAGTTGGATATCACATTGGTCATTTGAAGAATATATCATCCAG TTCAAAGATTGCTTTCAAAACTGCAGGAGTTTTGTTAGAGGAGATTCGTGAGAAGGGCGTGAATGCGCTTGCTTACAAGGCTATCATACTAGATGAAGTGCATGAGAGATCTATAGAGTCTGATCTCCTTCTTGTCTGCGTGAAGCAGTTTCTCCTGAAGAACAAGAACCtcag GGTGGTATTGATGTCTGCAACAGCTGATATTGCAAGATACAGGGACTACTTTGGAGATATTGCTAGGGATGAAAGAGTAGAGGTGCTTGCCATTCCTAACTCCAACCAGCAAACGATTTATCAAAAAAGAGTGTTGTATCTTGAGCAG GTAACCAAATTGCTTGGAATTAGTTCGGAGTCATCGCCAGTGACATATTGCAATGGGGAAAGCCCTTCAACAGCTGATGCAAATATCAAACCTGAAGTTCACAAACTCATTCATGATTTGGTAATGCATATCCATGAAAATGAGCCTGACATTGAAAAGAGCATATTAATTTTTCTGCCAACGTACCGTTCATTGGAGGAGCAATGGCGCCTTTTGAAGTCCTTAGGTTCATTGTTCAAAGTTCATATTTTGCATAGTAGTATAGACACAGAACAAGCTTTGCTGGCTATGAAGATCTGGAAGTCCCACCGTAAG ATTATATTAGCTACAAACATCGCAGAGTCATCAGTGACAATTCCAAAAGTAGCTTTTATAATTGATTCATGTCGGTCATTACAAGTTTACTGGGATGGTAATAGGAAAAGGGAACACTCAGAGCTCATGTGGGTATCCAAATCTCAG GCTGAACAACGGAGAGGAAGAACAGGTCGGACCTGTGATGGAGAGATTTATAGATTGGTAACAGGTTCATTTTACAGTAATCTAGAGGATCATGAATGTCCAACTATACTGAGGTTATCACTGCGACACCAAGTACTTCTAATCTGTTGCGCTGAATCAAGGGCCATTAATGATCCCAGAG TATTGTTGCAGAAGGCTTTAGACCCTCCTGATCCTGATGTTGTTCAAGATGCATTAGATTTGCTAGTTCTTATGGGCGCGTTAAAGACATCTCCTAGAGGGAGGTTTGAGCCAACATTCTACGGGCGTCTGTTTGCCTGTTTCTCTCTGTCTTTTGATGCATCTCTGTTCATAATCAAGTTTGGCGAAGTTGGATTGTTACACGAGGGCATTCTTCTTGGTGTATTGATGGACACGCAACCTCTACCCATTGTGCATCCTTTTGGGCAGGAAAATTTG TTCAGACGGTACATAAATTGCTACTTTAGTGGAGATACTAACAAACCCCCAATTGGTCAAAAGGAGGCGATGTTAATGGCGAACTTGTGTGCCTTTAAGTTTTGGCAGCGCATTTTCAAG GACGAGTATCGCGTTAAGCATTTGAATCAAGTTCTACAAATTGATGACACGAAAGCTACAGAGAAGATGGTgctgaagaatgaagaagaatggTGCTTCTTTCATAATCTTGTGCAGTCATCACTTAATCATGTCGCTGAAATAT ATGAAGATGTCCTGAGTTCATTGCATCAGTTTCGGCCCAACTTCCTCGGTGCATCTgattcttttccttcttataACTATCCTTACGAGTTCCAACACAAGTGCCTTCTTGAGTGTCCACCGccaaatgaagatgaagatgcagCTGGCTTAGATGATGATCAACTTAATTCTTCTGCCAACAGCAGGAAATGTGTTGCTGTGCCCTTTGTTGCCCCAAATGACTTCCAGACAACAACTGTGGCTGACAAATTGACAGCTGTTGTCAAAGAG ATAAGAGCTCTTTACTCTGGAGTGGCACATGGTGATCAGCCCAAGGGTTCTACTGAGAGTGGTTTCTCTGTTAACAACGAGGGTGAATTATGTGTCTATTTTCTTAAGGGATCTTGCAATAGGGGCAGTAATTGCTCATTTTCTCATTCCTATCAAGCAAAACAACCCATGTGCAAATTCTTCTTCTCTTTACAG GGTTGTCGGAATGGTGATTCATGTTCTTTCTCTCATAATATGGGCACATCATTTTCGTCAGTGAGTAAGCCAAGTTCATGCATTGCAGAAAATGGTGATGCCGACCCGACATTACTTATTCAGTTATTTCCTTTAGCTGATGATGGGGAAATTCTCATCTTGGACGACACCAACTTTCATTTTACTTCCAACATTGCCCGCAATTATGATCCTTTAAGAATGGTCGCCACCACATCTCTTCTTGAATCCTCCATATTCGACCCGTCATTGACTGATGTCAAGATTGTGTGGGGACTCCATCACCCATACGAGACCATCATAGGGAAATCTGCGGAGAGCCAAGTTCTGTGGAAGTCAGTAAAATGCATCTTGTGGTTCcctgattttgaaatttatggGTATGGAAAAAATTTGGAGGGACAGAGAAGTTTTGTGAAGAACTTCTTCGAGTATTTGGCGATTCGGTTACTTGCCAACGCTTTATATGAAGTGCCGGTTATTCTTACCATGAATAACCTTAGGTTTTCACAACTGCGG GTGGAGAAGCTGGGAAGGAGCAGCTTCTTCTTTCTCAGTGGGTCATTTCCTTTCGATGAGCAGTGCTTTGGGAAATTGTCAGATTGTATACCCTCCAAGAATCCGATGGTGGTATCCAAGTCCATCTCGTATGTTTTTCGCATGTACCCTCCTGCTGATGTCGTATCGGATGATTTCCAAGCTGCGATTCAAAAGTGTCTGCATGTTCAGTAA
- the LOC104426766 gene encoding uncharacterized protein LOC104426766, whose product MSPSRRTLASRHSIDSCAIQLHSWRPFHPKALDSDHPHIPNSSSNGGGGGGGGGFHSKRPCLADRVTSFSIEAALDMSRLSLFEDDGRTVADVGYQRRRESLQLIARKRRRRGSRSVSGRSSDRSGTRRCCSVGASAAASDFPMAVGTDSSGELFGNGDWASDVSEARINSGPRRDKDGGGGGSGERENLVLGFGQAGNLGDVVQGNESGYGSEPGYRGDAEFGYGDELDEEDEDVRALFWGHQFGEAKMEMVGENSFTDQKAHHRCRRKKHEFRMVEPSR is encoded by the exons ATGTCGCCCTCCCGCAGGACTCTAGCTTCCCGTCACTCCATCGACTCCTGCGCCATCCAGCTCCACTCCTGGAGGCCCTTCCACCCCAAGGCCCTCGACTCCGACCACCCCCACATACCCAACTCCTCCtccaacggcggcggcggcggcgggggcggggggTTTCACTCCAAGCGGCCCTGCCTCGCCGATCGGGTGACCTCGTTCTCGATCGAGGCCGCCCTCGACATGTCGAGGCTCAGCCTGTTCGAGGACGACGGCAGGACGGTCGCCGACGTGGGGTAtcagaggaggagggagagccTCCAGCTGATCGCGAGGAAGCGGAGGCGGCGGGGGTCGAGGTCGGTGTCCGGGCGGAGCAGCGACCGGAGCGGCACGCGGCGGTGCTGCTCCGTCGGGGCGTCCGCCGCGGCGTCGGATTTCCCGATGGCGGTGGGGACGGACTCGAGCGGGGAGCTGTTCGGGAATGGGGATTGGGCGTCGGACGTGAGCGAGGCGCGGATCAACAGTGGCCCGAGGAGGGACAAGGATGGTGGAGGGGGAGGGAGTGGGGAGAGGGAGAatttggttttagggtttgggCAAGCTGGGAATCTTGGGGATGTGGTGCAGGGGAACGAATCCGGATACGGAAGTGAGCCAGGCTATCGCGGTGATGCAGAGTTCGGTTATGGAGATGAGCTGGatgaggaggatgaggatgtTAGGGCATTGTTTTGGGGCCACCAATTTGGAG AGGCCAAAATGGAGATGGTTGGTGAGAACTCGTTCACGGATCAGAAGGCTCATCACAGATGCCGGAGGAAGAAGCACGAGTTTAGAATGGTGGAACCTTCCAGATga
- the LOC104426765 gene encoding LOW QUALITY PROTEIN: peter Pan-like protein (The sequence of the model RefSeq protein was modified relative to this genomic sequence to represent the inferred CDS: inserted 1 base in 1 codon), with product MARFGNNKKKAFVKPVMKKPKPGNVDHIXGDKIPKSFVFSRGKLPGPLKQLEMDLRKLMLPYTALKLKEKKRNNLKDFLNVAGPMGVTHFLILSKTETAPYLRVARTPQGPTLTFKIKEYSLAADVAQAQLRPRSPKDLFQNPPLIVLSGFGTGEQHLKLTTIMFQNIFPAIDINTVKLASCQRIVLLNYNKETKLVDFRHYSIRLQPIGVSRRIRKFVQNHQVPDLRNLQDVSDFVTKAGYGSESEADDEAATVTLASDLGRVNQASSKSAVKLQEIGPRMTLQLVKVEEGLCSGVVIFNEYGNAADTKRQGKQKDAEDLEDVERDGDEGEEDQEDDEED from the exons ATGGCCCGCTTTGGAAAT AATAAGAAGAAGGCATTTGTAAAGCCAGTTATGAAAAAGCCCAAGCCCGGGAATGTTGATCACA ACGGGGATAAGATCCCTAAGAGCTTTGTCTTCTCGAGGGGGAAATTGCCCGGACCCCTGAAGCAACTTGAAATGGACTTGAGGAAATTAATGCTCCCATATACTGCCCTCAAACTCAAG gagaagaaaagaaataaccTCAAAGACTTTTTGAATGTGGCTGGACCTATGGGTGTTACCCATTTCCTCATACTGTCAAAAACTGAAACTGCACCTTACTTGAGGGTTGCAAGGACACCACAAGGTCCCACACTTACTTTTAAGATTAAGGAATACTCTCTGGCAGCTGATGTTGCACAAGCTCAACTCCGTCCTAGAAGTCCAAAGGATCTCTTTCAAAACCCTCCTTTG ATTGTACTTTCTGGATTTGGGACTGGTGAACAGCATTTGAAGCTCACGACTATCATGTTTCAGAATATTTTTCCGGCCATTGACATTAACACT GTAAAACTTGCTTCTTGTCAGAGAATTGTCTTGCTTAATTACAATAAAGAGACGAAACTTGTAGATTTTCGTCATTATTCAATCAGGTTACAGCCAATTGGAGTATCTCGTAGAATTAGAAAGTTTGTGCAGAATCATCAAGTCCCTGATCTTAGGAATCTACAAGATGTGAGTGACTTTGTGACAAA GGCTGGATATGGGTCGGAAAGTGAAGCAGATGATGAAGCTGCGACAGTAACCTTGGCTAGTGATCTTGGCAGAGTAAATCAAGCTTCGTCAAAAAGTGCAGTTAAGCTCCAGGAGATTGGACCTAGGATGACCCTTCAACTTGTCAAAGTTGAGGAAGGATTGTGCTCAGGTGTAGTCATCTTCAATGAATACG GAAATGCTGCTGACACCAAAAGGCAAGGCAAGCAAAAAGATGCCGAAGATCTGGAAGATGTTGAAAGAGACGGAGATGAAGGTGAAGAAGAtcaagaagatgatgaggaagattaG